DNA sequence from the Colletotrichum higginsianum IMI 349063 chromosome 10, whole genome shotgun sequence genome:
ATGAGGACGAGCTGTGCGGGTTCGCACGCATTGAGGCTCGTGAGATTGACGACATTGGCACACGCGGCATTATCAAGAAGATCATCGAGCGTGTCGGCACCGACAAGCCGGTATACTTGTCCATCGACATTGACACTCTCGATCCTGCCTTCGCTCCGGCAACCGGAACTTGAGGTTGGTCGACACGTGAACTTCGCACAATCATTAGAGGTCTCTCTGACGTCAACATAATTGCTGCGGATGTCGTTGAGGTATCCCCAGTGTATGACACAAATGCCGAGGTCACATCGCTCGCTGCAGCAGACTTGATCTATGAGATCATGAGCGTTTTTGTGAGGAGAGGTCCGATGACAATGGACGGTGAGTGAAGCTCTGTTACAAAGCTGTTCGAAGTTGAAACCATCCTGTCTCATTAAAACTCGTGTTATCCGGTCGTCTGGACTATTCGATACTGGGCGATGGCGACTTGTACGATACCGAAACTCGACATATGACCGAAGGCTGTTACACTTGGATAATACATTCTAAAACTTCTTGCTCAAAGCTCGCTGAGCTCAGCTGTGTGATAATCGCCCTGGACTCATCGCTGAAAATGTATTTAGTAACTCGGCCATTTATAAATATACGCAATGATACGTTTCAAAGTCGGAAAGGAGAGTATTGCAGAGCTCTTTTCAATTTTCTGCTTCCATCTATTTATTCATCCTAGAACAATGAGTTAATGCAGAAGTCCGGATTCACTGTAGTATTTTCGTTAGTAATTACCTCACCAAAGGTTGGCTCAGTTCACTCACATTTGTAGAACCATTCGGGCCACCTGAGTCCAGGGTCTGTATCTCGTACTTCCCATACATGCTCCAACGACAAGCATACGTCTTTGCGATTGTACGTGAGACCTCTGGGTGTCCGCAACCTTTCCAGAATTATCCCCCGTgcctcatcctcgacggcTTCGCAGCCAGCGATGAAGAGTGGGAATAGAACGGCATGAGAAACGCGAGATGCGACAGGAATATTCCTAATTTCAGACACGATAACCTGCACCTTCTTACGTACCAGAGAAGCCGTGAATGGCATGCCTTTGAGGCGTACGTAAAACAAGAGAAATGTCGCTGCGTGCATGGCTTCGTTCAGAGAACGTAGCTCCTTCGGGTCTGCAGCGTGTGTTTGACAGCGATCCAAGTCGACTTCCCTAGCCATCAGAAGTTCTTCTTCAAGCTTGATCATTTGATTTTCCATGACTTTATCCGATGACCCATACTGACTGACGGTCTGCTGAGACTTTTGGATATCAAGAAGCCTGGCCAGGCGAAGAAGCGGGTTAACGAGGCGAGGAGAAAATGCGTAGATCGGGTTATTTAACCAATCACGGAAGGAAAGCGAATAGTTGTGCTCAATCTCTTCTGCTCGCATCTCCAAGCAGCGGTAGACCTTATCGCTCACCAGTGTCCGAGAACTCTGAAACGAGCATACCGTTGATATGACAGTCCATCGTAGCATGGAAAGTATCAGCTGAACGGATGGCGACAGAAGATCTGGAGAAGATTGCGGACGTGTGTAGAATCCGACTGCCAGTGTGCCTGAGGATTGCAAATAATCTTGGCTATCACCCTGGCCAGAGTGGTGCAGAAATATTCCACAGGCAATCAGAGAGATTAGAGTCCAGATTTGGTTCCAAGGTGAGTCAGAGTGCGGTTGAGCTTTTAGGGCAACAGCGGCTCTTCTTGAACAGTCCATTGCGAGTTGTTGAAAGCCACCACCGTTTCCGCTGGCGTTGTATTGAAACGCCGCAAAACTGAAAATCGAGCTCCGTAAACTTTCGTCAGAAATCGCCATTTGTGGAATGGTGGCTATGAAAGGGTCTTGGGATCCTGGAAACTTGAATAAGTCTTTGTCGTCGAGGCACAGAAACCCGTCCTTAGTTATTTGCAAGAAATACTGCCAGAGAAAACGTCTCTCGGGTGATGCCAGCATATCCGGAGGCCAAGGCATCGGACAGTGAGTCATTGATGTCGAGATGTGGAAGGATTCTTGGTGATTCCCATTCACCGGACTGCAAG
Encoded proteins:
- a CDS encoding C6 zinc finger protein translates to MFTVLKDSPGLRPRSIQDMDPGRVRGSGAKQADTCLQWPQVRETKLEFWVNSPRFSWDSPGEYEDALPSMELYGESASNDALLPVFDDAQFDVTQLLDSPSLNDALNSVLNSVEVDSGLISCSPVNGNHQESFHISTSMTHCPMPWPPDMLASPERRFLWQYFLQITKDGFLCLDDKDLFKFPGSQDPFIATIPQMAISDESLRSSIFSFAAFQYNASGNGGGFQQLAMDCSRRAAVALKAQPHSDSPWNQIWTLISLIACGIFLHHSGQGDSQDYLQSSGTLAVGFYTRPQSSPDLLSPSVQLILSMLRWTVISTVCSFQSSRTLVSDKVYRCLEMRAEEIEHNYSLSFRDWLNNPIYAFSPRLVNPLLRLARLLDIQKSQQTVSQYGSSDKVMENQMIKLEEELLMAREVDLDRCQTHAADPKELRSLNEAMHAATFLLFYVRLKGMPFTASLVRKKVQVIVSEIRNIPVASRVSHAVLFPLFIAGCEAVEDEARGIILERLRTPRGLTYNRKDVCLSLEHVWEVRDTDPGLRWPEWFYKLNPDFCINSLF